In Verrucomicrobiota bacterium, the genomic window CGAGCCAGCCCTGCGTTGCTCCTCGGTTACGGTGCCTGCACCGCGCCCTCGTCGCGCCTTGGTCTGGCCCGAAATCCACTCGGCCATTCTACCAGCCAATTCTCCAGCTTGGTATAAGAACCTTGAGGGCCGGCGCGGGCCGATTTCCTCAAAGGTCCAAGCGGCGCAGGAGCTGGAAGGCCTCGGGAGTCAGTTCCGCCTTGGGTCGGAAAGCCTCGCTGCCCGCATAGCGGAGGAAGGAGCGGCGCAACTGCCGCGCCGCCGGACCGCCCTCCAAGCGCGCCGAAACAAAAAGCAACTGCCCCTCCCCCACCCGCGCCTCGAAGGCCAGGGCCAGCCGGTGGTTCCTCGCGAAATGGTCGATCACCTGCACCAGCGGCTCGACCTCCAGCCCATCCAAAATGACCGGGCAGGCCTGTTCCAAAATCCGCTGCCATTGCCAATCAGCCTGCGCCTCGGTCGGGAAATCCCGCAAAGCCGGGTGTTCCGGGTCACACCAAACCCCCAAAAAACCCGCCTCCTCCGGCCGCAAAACCGGACTCCCCTGGACCGGCCAAAATCCTCCGGGCGGTCCAGCGATCTCCTCCAGCGGGGGCTCGAAAAAGACCTTTCGCCCCTCGGCCAAGGCCTCCCCCGCCTCTTTCCAATCCGAGAGCAGCAGCCAATCCGTCTTCGGCAGAGCCCGCTCCTCCGGGTAAACCCACAGGGACCAGGCATTGCGCCACTTTCCGCTGACTTCCACATCCAGAACCAAGCGATCGGCTCGCACCAAGCCCACCAAGGGAAGCTCGAGTGACCCCATCTCGGTCACGCCCCCACTCGGCACCTCCCGGGGCTTGGCAAAGCCCGTCTCCAGAAGCTGTCCCGCCGCCCGACGCAAGCGCCACGCCACGCTCGCCTCCCGCAAAGAAGGGCCGCCATTGAAGAGCGCGAAGTCCACCGCCAAAGTCTCCCCGCCCGTCCAAACCGCTTTCTCAAACCGCGCCAGCGGCACGACCGAACCCGCGAATTGCCGAAAGGCCGCCGGACTCACCCCCGGCTTGGGCGTGCCGAAGGCATCCCAGAGCCCCACGGTTTGCGTCCCCCGTCCCGGGTAATCTCGCAGTTGGAAAAGCTGAAATCCATCCAGCCCGGGCGTTCGGAGCGCTCGCTCGACCTCTTCTTTGTAAAGCCGGGAGGCAAAGCGAGACGAGGCCTGGTAAAAGGCCTCCGCCTGCGAAAGAAGGCCCTTTTCCTGCAAATCGGCGCGGATCGACTCCAAGGGCAAGGGCCGCAGAATGCCATCGTAGCGGCCGATCTCCTCCAAATTGGGAAAGCTGGCCCAGCCCCCGAGCGCATGCCCCACCACCGGCAAAGACTGCCCGAGCAAGGCCTCCCGGAAATCCTCACGGAAATCGACCGGCCGGCCCGCCGGGCCGGGCCGCAGCGAGAGCCCTGGCAGCAGAACCAAGTCATCCGCCGCCGTGGCCGGTCCCCCGCTGCTGCCGAGATACAATCGTCGATCGTCCTCCCGCTGGAGCGCCCGCACGAAATACTCGAGCGACTCCTCATCGCCCTCCACCTCCGCCCCCAGCGAAAAAATCGCGAAGGAAGGATGATTCCCATACTCGCGGAGAATTCGCCGGGCCTCGCGGTTCAGCCAATCGAAGGACGAGCCCAGCTCTCCAAAACGCTTCGACTGGTGGGGCAGCTCGATCTGGAGGAGCAGGCCCAACTCATCGGCCGCCTCGAAAGCCGCCCGCGGCGGGCACCAGGAATGGAAGCGCACATGGTTCAAGCCGTAGTCGCGCACCCGTTGCAAACGTTCCCGCCAAGCCGCCTTCTCCATGGGCGGTCGCCCGCGACGCGGGAAAACGGCCGAATCGGTATCCCCCCGCAGAAAGACGGGTGCCCCATTCAGGAGGAGGGCACTGCCCTCGCGGGCAAACTCTCGAAAACCAAACTGCCCCCGCCAAGCACTATTGGGCGAGCGCTCCACCCCCACCTCCAGAGAATACAGCCGGGGACTCTCCAGACTCCATGGCTCGAGCGTCGCTTCCACCGCCCACGTCCGCGTGATCTCCTCCCGCTCGCCCGCCATCTGAAAGGCGAAGATCTTTCGCCGGACCGAGCGGCCGCCTCCTTCCTTTTCGCTCGCCAGCGTCAGCTCCAAGCGCCCCTCGGCTGGCCCCCCCGAATCATTGGCCAGCGTCATCTCCAAACGGAGTTCCTGTGAAGCCATCTCTGGAAAGATGGAAACCGCCTCCACCCGGACGGGGGCCCGCGGACGCAGCGCCATCTCGCCCAAGACTCCACTCCAGAGCACTTGGCTTTGATTGGTATAGCCGTGGGCCGCCGGCTGGGCCTCCCGCGGATGGGAAAACTCGGGGAGCGCCTCGCTGATCCCGGGAAATTGCTCGGCATTGTCAATCCGAAGGGCCAAAGTATGCGTCCCTGCAGCCAACTCTCCCAGCGAGAACCGATGCGGCACCGAGAGGCTATCTTGGGGGGCCGCCCGCTCTTGGCCATCCACCCACACGCGCGATTGCCAAAGCACCCGCTCCAATTCCAGGACCGCCCTTCTCCCAGCCCACCGCTTGGAAACCTCGAACTCTCTCCGATACCAGACGGGGCCCACAAAGGACCGTTCTCGCCGGGGCGCCATCAAGGCCTCCGGGGTGAGAGCGGGCTTCAGCCAGTGCCGCTTGCCGACCCCGCCTTCATCCAAGGTGCCGGGAAGGGAGACCACCTCGCCGAAGGGCTTCCTCATCCACTCCAGATCCACGCCGAAATCCTTGGGATCGAGCTGGACCTCCCAAGCGCCGGAAAGATCGAGCGAACGCTCATCCACCTCCCGACTCCGCTCACGGCACCCGCTCCCAGCCGAGAGACAAGCCAGCGCAGGCAGAAAAAAGAAGAACCGCATGGGCCTCCAACTTCCGCCGAGCTGGATCGGCATCAAGCGACTTCCGCCGGCCGCACCGGCCGCAGCCAATCGGGCAGCTCCGTGGTGACGTGAGACCGCAAGCGCACCAGCAAGCTGTAGAGTCCGAAGTAAGCGCGATTGATGTAAACCGAATCGGCCGAACCGCGCGCCCCCCGCAGACTGCGCAGCTCCCGGTTCTTGCTATTGGCTTCGCCGATGGCGTAAATCTGCTCCATATACTCCGGCGCCCCGAAATCGAAATGGCCCTCCCGAAAAGGCTGCCCCAGTAGCAGGACGGACTCCCGACAAAGCGCCGCCATCCGCTCCCGCTCCTCCGGTGGATCGCTCGCAAGGATCGCGCCCAAGTCCACCAGCGCTTCGGTCATGAGTTGCTGGTCGTCCAAGAGCGCCGGGTCGAGAAAGCGGAAATGCTTCTCATAATAGGCCTCTGGGATCTCCTTGGTGCAGCCAAAATCCAGGACCCAGAGTTGCCCGTCTTGGACCAAAAAGTTCCCGGGGTGGGGATCGGCGTGAAATTGCCTCAGCTCATGAATTTGAAAGTGGTAAAAATCCCAGAGCGCCTGGCCGACCCGGTCCCGCTCCGCCTCGGGGGGCTGGGAATCCGCGTAGACATCCAGCGGATCGCCCTCCACCCAATCCATCGCCAGCACCCGGCGGCCGGAAAGCTCCCGATGGTATTCGGGGAAGCGGACGGCTAGACCACGGCTGGCTTGGGACAAGGCGATCGACTGCTCCAGCTCGCGCTCGTAATCGGTCTCCTCCAAGAGCCGCTCCTCCACCTCCCGAAAGTACTCCCTGACATCCGCCTCCCGCAGGCCGAGGATCTGGAGGGCGATCGGTTTCACCACCCCCAAATCGCTCCGCAAGCTCTCGGCCACCCCCGGATACTGGACCTTCACGGCGTAGGAGCGGCCGTCCTTGGTCGCCCGGTGGACCTGCCCGATGGACGCGCCGCGGACCGCCTGGCGGGAAAAGGTATCGAAAAGCTCGGTCGGTGCTTTCCCAAACTCCCGCTGAAAAGTCCGCACCACCAGCGGGTAGGAAAGCGGCGGAGCGGAATACTGGGCCTTGGCAAACTGGGAGGCGTAGGCCTCCGGCAAAAGATTTTTATCGATGCTGAGCATCTGAGCCAGCTTGAGGGGCCCGCCTTTCAGTTGGCTGAAAGTCTTGTAAACCGCGTCCGCATTCGCCTCGTCCAAGGGGCGGCGATCCGTCTCTCCGGTGAGCGATTTCCGCCCGTAGTGCTTGAGGTAATTGAAGCCCACCTTGGCGCCGGTCCCAGCGAGCGACGCCATCCGGCCGAGGCGCGTAGTGCGCATGCGGTCCTGCTCCTCCATCGCTTCAGGCAGTCACGGAGCGGCGCGCAAAGAGAAAGCGCGCCAAGTCAAAGGTCGAATCAATGACCTGCGTGCGCAGCAAATCAAAGCCCAGCGTGACCGCCTTTTCGATGAAGGCATCGGTGCGCTCGTAGCCCTCGCTGGTGTCCTTGAGATGGTAATCCATGACCGCGCGAAACAAGACATAGAGCGCCTCTGGCTGGAGGGCATTCAAGCGACCGCGACGGGCCACCTCCCCGCTCTCCCGCCCCTGCTCCAAAATCTCCCTCGCAAAGTCTTTGAAAGCTTCCTCCATGCCACGGCTCACGCCGAGCTTCTTGAAAACCGACACTTCCTGAAAGCGCAGCAGCAGGAGAGAGCGAAAATCGAGGGACTTCTCGGTGAAGGCATACAAAAACGTCAGGAGCTTTTGGCGGGCATCGAAAGAATCCCACTCCTCGCCCGCGCGCACCGCGTCCAGCACCCCGGTTACGGTCTCCCTCCAGAACCCCTGCTCGATGGCCTCAAAAGAGGCGAAATGAGAAAAGAAATCGCGCTCGCTCAAGCCGAGTTCTTGGCAGAAACGATAGACCGAAGCAGGGGCTTGGCCCTCCTCACGCAGCTTGTGAAGGTAGTGCTCCCGAAGGCGGTCTTTGTTTTCCATCGGTCCGGGAAACCATTACGCCCCCGCCCGCCTAGCGGACGATCTCCAGCAGCTCGACATCGAAGACGAGCATTCCCTGAGGAGCGCCCGGGCGCGGGTTGTCACCGTAGGCGAGTTCGGCCGGAATCCAGAAGCGGCGCTTCTCCCCAGCCGTCATCAGCTGGACCCCTTCCGTCCAACCCTTGATCACCCGGTTGAGCGGAAAGGTGGCCGGCTCACCCCGCAGCACGGAGCTATCGAAGAGTTGCCCATCAGTCGTCCAGCCGCTGTAATGCACCTTGACCAGGGAAGTGGGTTCGGGCCGGGCTTCGCCCTCCCCGGCTGCCAGCACCGTCCAAGCCAGCCCCGAGGCCGAACTCTCGGCCCCTTCGGGCACCGCCGCCACATCCTCGGGGGTTGGGGGGAGCTCGGGAGCGGCCTCGATTTCAAAGAGTTCGACATCGAAGACCAGCATCCCCCCGGGACGCCCTCCGCCGGGATTCTCTCCATAGCCCAGGGCGGCCGGAATCCAGAAACGGCGTTTCTCGCCCACCACCATCAGCTGGAGGCCTTCGGTCCACCCGGCGATCACCCCATTGAGCGGGAAGCTGATGGTCTCTCCCCGCGCGACCGAGCTATCGAACATCTTCCCATCGGTGGTCCACCCCGTGTAGTGGACCGTGACCGAATCGCGCGGGCCCGGCTTGCCTTCCCCGGTGCCCTCTTGCAAGACCTTCCAAGCCAGGCCAGATTCAGAGCGGTCAGCGTCTTCAGGAACAGCGGCCACGTCGTCGGGAGCGGGAATCATATTTTGGGCAGTGGTGGAAAGAGGGGAGCAGCCCAAGAGGGCCAAGGCGAGAAAACTCGGGAAGGTTCGCTTCATGATCGCTAGGCTGTCTGCCTTGAGAAACGCTGTCAAACATCGCTTTCTTCAATCGGATGAAGAAGAAAGCGTCGATCAAAGCGCCCTCCCGCATACCGCTGGCAACAAGCCCGGCAGGCCACTTCCTGCGCAAAGCGCCGCGCCCGCGCCACCACCGCCTGGCACCCCAGACAGCGGTAGCGATGCCGGCGAGCTTGCCGCCTCCGGGGCAAGTCCAGTCGATGGGTCCGCGCCTCGCCCGCGATCCCCAGGTCGGCGCAGGCCTGCCGCCACTCCGGGCCGTGGGGCGCAATCCGCCTCCGCCCCGCTCGGGCCGTCGCCACCAAATGCGCCAACTCGTGCAAAAGGGTGCGCTCGACCTCTTCTTCCCCCAAGGTTCGAAGGCCAGGATTGAGTTCAATCCGCTTGTCCCGCAGCCAGGCCCGCCCGGCCGTACTGCGGAGGCGGGCATTCCACTCCACCGTGATCTCGGCCGCCAAGTGGGGAAGCTGGAGACCCTCTAACTTGGCGCGACAAACCGCCGCCCTGGCCTCATCCCTCGCCCTCACTCGCCGCCCAGGTAACGCTCCTGCACGCCCGCCCACCAAGGGCCGGCGATCCGGTCCAGCAAAACGCTATTGACCTCCTCCCGGCGGACCGACCCCGCCGCGAGCGCAAAGCCGTAATCCTGGCGGTAAAAGGTTTGCGGGAGGACCTTGAGTTGGCCGGCGAAGGATTCCTGCACCAGATAGCGCAGCATGGGCGCGTCGAAAACCGCGCAATCGGCCTCGCCCTCGCCGACCGCTTCCATGGCCTCTTCCAAGGTGGCAAAGGCCCGAAAGCGAACCCCCTTTTCCCGGAGGTAGCTCTCGCTGGTGGAGGCCGCCACCGTGGCCACCGCGAAACGCCCCAGATCTTGCGGCCCGCGAATGGCGGAATCAAACTGCCGGACCGTGAGCGAAGAGGCGATCGAGGCCGTGAAACCGGAAATGATAATGATGCTGAGAAACATCCAAATGAGCGCCACCACCCGGCCCCCCAACGTGACAGGCGCCTTGTCTCCATAGCCCACCGTCGTCATGGTCACGGCCGACCACCAAAAACTCTCGCCCAAGCCTTTCCTGGGGACTCCCCCAAACTGCTCGGGGTTTCTCTTCCGCTCAAAAAGCCAAACGGCCGCCCCCGCCGCCAGCAGCACCGCCACCAGAGCCAGGATGGCCTTCAAGAAATCGAAAGAGAAAAACCCCAGCAACACTTGCAACCAACCCGGTTGCTCCCGCGCGGGCGTCGCGATGCCCAATCCGGTCGAGAAAAAGGGATGACTAAAATCCATGGCCTGCTCGCGCTGGGCGCTGATGGTGAGAGCACCCACCGCCACATCCAATTCTCCCGACTCCACGCCAGCGAGCATCTCAGGCAGCGTTCGCTCCTGGAAAACGATCTCGTAGCCCAACTCCTCACTGACCTCCTTCCAGAGATCAATGGCCAAGCCCCGCCACTCCCCGTCCGGGCTTTGTAAGGCGAAGGGCGGCGCCTCCTTGGTGCCTACTTGCAGCGTCTCGCCCGGAGCCACCGCGGCCAAAGAACAGAAAAGGCCTACCAGTGGGCAAAGCGCGGATTTCATGGCGGGAGCCTACCACCGCCCCCGCCCTCCGCTCAAGGCGGGATCGTGGACGACTCTCGACTTTCTCTTCCCAGGACCTTGAATGAACCCTCCCCCTGCCGCGTCCTCTCCAAGGATCCAGCGCCTGCCTATGAAACGCTTCCCCATCCTGATCGCCCTCCCTCTCCTCGGCCTCGCCTCCTGCACCTACTCCGACTACGGAGTCTCTCGGCACGCAGGGCACGGTGCGCCGCCGCTCGGCCACTACGGCCCCGCTCCCGTCCATCCCCGGATCGCCCCACCGGTGGGCTACGCCGAACAGCACCCCGTGGAGAGGCGCTTGCGCAGAGAACGGATTGTTCGCAAAGACCCTCGACCCCACCCGCCTGCCAAAGAGAAGAAGAAAAAAATCGCCCGGCCCAGCGGCCCTCCCCAGCCTGTCATGGACCATCGGGCGCGCCATCGCCCGCGCTCGGACGCCGAATTCCTGAGCCGACGGCATCCCTACCTCGACCTCGATCGCTACTAGCTCCGGCCCCTTTCGCCCCTTTTGCTAAAGTTGGGAAGACTCGGGCAAGCGTCTCAACGCCCCCGCCAACTCTGCGCCAGCAAATCCCGCAAACGCCCGGGATCGGTGGCCGAAGTCTTGGCCACAAACCCCCGCGCATGCGCGAAGTGGACATCCGGCTCCTGCGCGATGCGGGTGAACTCGAGCCGCTCGTCATCGTTGAAGCGGGAAAGCGCATAGCCTGCTCCCCGCCGGTCGGCATAGACCGTGCCCGCGACCGCTTCCAGCTTGCCCGCCTGCTCCACAAAGCGGCCGACGCCCGCGCCCGGCTCCTCGGGCAAGGGCTCGCTTCGGGGCACAAAAAGGACCTCGAAAGGATCACCCTCCTCGGGGGCGATGCTCCAGAACTCAGCCTGCTCCCGGAGGGCCGCCACCCGATCCCGCATGCCCTCCACGTAACCGAGCAAGTCTTCTCCCACCATCGCGAGCACCTCGTAGAGTGGCTCGCCCGGCTCCAGTTGCTCGCAAGCTGCGAAGCGGCGCAGGAGGGTGACATCGAGCGGGGAATTCAGCCGGCCCAAGGCCTCCCGCTCCACGCCAAGCCACTCCGCGGTCGCTCGCGGTCCCCGGGCATCAAACCACTCGGCCGTCTCCAGCCAATCGCAACAGCGCTTGGCTTCTTCATACAGGCCGAGGTGTTGGAGCACCAGCGAGAGCGCGCAAACCGGGGGGAATTCCCGCGGGAATTGGTGGTGATCGAAATTTCGCTGGGCCGGCGCATGCTGGCCGCCTACGTCGATGACATAGCCGGACTCATCGGCCAAATCGGCCTCGGTCGGCTCCCGCCTCACGACCGGCACGCGGTGCTTGGCCATCAAAAGACTGCACGCCAGCAACTCGTCTTTGTGCGCCCCGCCGGGATGCGTCAATATTTGCGTAACCACCGGTCAGCTTAGGAAAGCCCAGAGAAAGAAGCAACCTCGAAGCCGCGGGGGGGCCGGATCAGACGATGGCAATGGCTGGCAAGTCGGGATGCTCGAGCGGGTCTTTCTTCCCGAGCCAGGCAAAGGCCTCCCTGCGATCGACGAAGACCCGAGTCGGAACCTGGCCTTCCAGCAGGAGCCCGTAATACTTCCCCGTGATCTCAAGAGTCCCATTATCGACCAGGATGGCTTTGCGGGAGCGATGGGGCTCTGGCCGGAAGGCCAACTCCATCACAGAAATCTCGCGCAAATCCTCGCCATCCAGGCCAGAAGAAACAGACTGGGTCAAATCCCAGAACTCCGCCCCATTCGGATCGAAGTGCTGGTGGCCGTAATACTCTGCCAGCACCTGGACCGCCACGTCTCTCTCCACCGGCGCCAGCACATCGGCGCAGGTCAATCCCTCGCTCGGAAAGAGGAGCAGTTGGACAGGCAGCGGCGTGTTTCCCTTCCTCATCTCTCTCGTGGATCCTCCTTGCCTCCGGCGTCACCCCAGCGCAAGGCCCGCCGTAGCTCGGGCAAGCGCTCGGCGGCCACCACCCACTGGACGGGACGACTCTCGGGACGAAGCCAAGCGACGATCCTCCGCAAGTGTCCCTCACTCACCACCACGCAGCCCGCGGTGGCAGCTTGCCCTTGGCGACGCCAAATGTGCATGAAGATGGCGCTGCCCTTGCCCTTTTCTGGATGGGGGCGGGTGTTGTGAGCGATCTCGATTTTCAGCGCGTGGGCCAAATCGTTCTGCCGCATCTGGGCCTTCCGCTCCCAATCGGAGGCCGGCTCATGGGGCAGCCGCAAATGACGGTTATAATGGACCGAGTCCACATCCTCGACCCAGAGATCCCGGCTCGTCACCTGGCGGTAAGGCATCCGGGTGGGGACACTCGCGGCATACCCCCAAACCGCCGGAATCTCGAAAATGCCAGTCGGGGTCTTGCCATCGCCTTCCACCTTCAAGCCCTTCTCGCCCGGCCGCGGGTGGAGGCCGAGGCCAGCCGCCAAACCGTTTTTCCCGATTCGGGCCGGCATGGAAGCCAAGACCTGCTGCCAACCACCCCTGCCTCTTTCCAAAAGAAACACCGTGGCCCGAGATTGTTCGGCTGCCACCAGGATGATTTGGGCGCTCTCCTCGGGCAGGCCGGCCGACCCGTCCCCCGCCCAGCCCGTTAGGGGAAAGAGGGGAAAGAGGGGAAAGGCCAGGAGAGCCAGTGAGAAAAGAAATTTCATGGCGCTGCGAGAAACGCCTCCAAGAGCTTCAGATTCCGGCGATTGGCGCGAAAGACCACATCCAGCAAATCCCCTGCGAGCGGGACGATCCCCGTGGCCGCATCCAGCAAAATATTGGCTACCATTTTGGCCTTCAGTTCGGCGGGCAGCTCGAAGGCCGCCATCCGCTTGGTCAGCCAAGCAGAAATCGCCAAAGAAGCCACATCCCCCACCCCCGGCAGCAACCCAATGAGAGCATCCCACCCCACCCCCCGCTTCATGCCGGGAAAGCGAAACTGGGAATCCATGGCATGGACCCAGCGACGGATGGATTCCAACTCGGCTTCAGGATCGGTCTTCGGATTCGGCATAAGAGAGTCGCATTGGGTGCCCGCAGTCATTATACCAAGCGACCCCAACAATTGGAAGAACGGCCAAGCACCTGAAACCTGAAACCCTGATCCGGTCCCCGGATCAGAGAGAACCCCACCCCGCTGCCTGCTCCGGAAAGGCGCAACGGGCGCAGCCGCTGGCATCCTGGAGGCAGAAATCTTGGTAGATCTGGAGGAGCGCTTGCTGCTGCCAGAAACGCCTGTCCCAACTACGCGCTTTTTCCGCCGAGCCAAAGAGGCGGACCGCCACCCGTCGCAGGGGCTTGGAAAGGGACGCGGGAGGCAACTGCTCCATTTCGCTCCAAGCGATCTCCTGGCGGACCCACCGGACCGGCAAAAGAAAGTTTCCCAGGAAATCGCGCGCCCGAGCCGGGCCAATGAGCGCGGTGGGACGAGAAAAGGCCTGGGCGGAGAGGGTGAAGTGGTGCGACCAAAACTCATGCTCCAAGGCCCCCAGTTTTCGGGCCACTTCTCGGGGAGCCTCCGTGCTCCAGAGGCCTCGCCACTCGCTCCAAGCGCCCGCCACCAGCGCTAGGGCGGCGATTCTTCGATGCGGGTGATTGGCGGGTCGCGAACCCCGCAAGGCCCACGGCAGCCGGAGGCGGCGGGCCGCTTCCTCTCGCCGACTCCACCACTCCTCCCATAGGCCCCGGAGGTAAGCGCGGGTTTCACCCCGCGCCCGTTCATAGCCCTCTAGGTCCAGAAAGCCTGCCTCTCCATACAAGCGCGCCTCCACCGAGGCCGGTTCTTCTCTCAGAAGAGCGAGCGGGCAACGCTGGGCCAGGATCCGCAAGGGCACGGCGTTGGCCGCGTAGCCCAGGCTTTCCGCGAGCGCTTCGAACCAAGCCTGTTCCTCGCCCTGGAGGGTGGCCGTTCGTAGAAAGCGCCGCGCTTTGTTCTCCGCCCGGAACTGGGCCGCACTGCGCAAAAGCTCCTCCAATGCCTTTTCCGAGAGCGCTTCCAGGGAGCGGACACAGCGCCCCGGCAGGGCTTCGGCGGCCCAGCCTTTTTCTCCCGCGCTCGGGAGTTCACTCAAGCAGAGCTGGGGGACTTCTCGATGGGAGCGGGTCCGTGTGAAAAATCGGGGACCCTCCGTGCGACCAAAAAAAACGTGGAGCACCACCTCCTCGAAGGCCGGATTGACCCCGTGCCCGTGGTGCTCCCAATCGCGGGCCACCTTATCGACTTCGATCGCGCCCACCCGTCGCTCTCCCTCCACCTCAATGGCGGCGTGCTCAAAATCCGGCCCGCTTTCCCGATTCCAAAAACCCGCCTGGATCAGCCGGATCGAGCGACCCTCCTCATCTTGGAACTCCCGGCCAAACTGGCCGGAGAACCAGAGCGACTGCAACTCCAACTCCGTCCGGGAACGCCAAGTCTCGCCCTCCTGCACCCGTTCCTCGGCCGCCGTCTGCCGAAGAAAGTCCGCATACCGCGCCCCACTCACTCTTCCTGGGGCGTCAGCTGTCCCAGCCACTCGTCGAGCGCCGAAACCTCGGGCACCTCGGCATAGCGAGAGCGCACTTGGCCGAGAAAGGACCCCGCTTCGGCCGTCTTGCCCTGCCGCCGCAACCAATCGCCCTCCATCAAATCCACCCGCAGCCGATCCGCGGGATCGTCCCAGCGGGCGCGGGCTTGCAAGAGATTGCGCAGGATCAGCTCGCCATCCGGGGCCGCCTCCAGCAGCTCCCAACCCGCGACGGCCTCGAAAAGATCGCCACTCCCAATGGTCCGGGCCGTCTCCGCCACCCGCTTCTGGAGCGCCTTCCACCCCTGGCCTTCGGACTGTTTGGCGTCCAAGCGGGCCAAGCGATAGGCCTTGTCCTGGGAGCCACTGAAGACCTCGCTCGTCAGGACGTGCCATTTCGCAAAAGGTCGGTAGAGCGGATCGCCCAAGGTCACGTTCATCCAGGACAAAACCGGAACCGACATGGCAGAGGCCTCGATCAAGCTGTAGCCTTTCAGGAGCCGATCATTGAAAACGTGAAGGTAATTGGTCATCTCGAGGTAGGGCTCCCAGACGTTCCCGACCGTGGCGGCCGCCCCCTTGGCTAGGATCGGCCCCGCCCAATGCTTGTTGGCTTGGCGAACCGTGGCCCCACTGAAGGAGTGAATGTGAATGGCCACCGCCCCCGGCTTGAAACGCCAATCCGGCGAGAGGAGCGGGCCGTTCCGGTGGGTGGTGTACCAGCCGTAGTAGAGGGCAGCGTCCCGCATGGGAAACTGCTTGGGGTAGGTGGCCCGGTTGCGATCGAGAAAGACCGGCATCCCTTCGAGCCGATTTCGCTGGGCGATCTCCTCGATCCAGACATCCCCCTTCTTATGGGGCCCGCCGACATCCAACCAAGCCCGCCCCCACAGCCCCCCCTCCTCGGCCGCCAGAGCCTCATCGATCATGCGGATGACCCCCTTGGCGCTGGGTCCGTCCAAGCGCCCCACCAGCAGCATTCCGGCCACCGGGAGCTTGAGAAAGGACTCGTCTTTTTCAAAGAAGGGATTCTTCACAAAGCCCTCCGCGGGCGCGGCGAACACCCCTAGGAGAGCCAGTTCAGAATCGACGCTGGCTTCATTGAGAGGCTCCTTGGGCGGCGTTTGGCCGGCCGCCTTGGCCGCCGCGATCGTCTCGCGCAATTCCGGGGAAACCTCTCGCTTGATCCGGAGGGGCACGCCTCGCATCAGCACCAGGAGCCGGATGCGATTTCGAGTGGCTTGGATGCCTTGCTCCCCAGTGTCCGCCAGCCTCCACCAGCCCTCCCGGGTGAAGGTCTCTCGCAAGGGACTTTCAATGGTCTCGCGGAACTCCCGGCGGGAGATGGTCTCGCCCTGGGAGCAGTCGAGCGCCACCAACTGCTCGTGAGGGATCTTCCGTTTCTCCGCATAATACTCGGCCAAGACCCGGCTCTCGGCCAGATTTTGGTTGTAGACGATGACCACGCTTCTCTCGGGAATGGAGACCTGCTCCGGAGGCAAAGGGGCCGCCCCGGCCGCCCCCGCCAAGAGGAAGCCGCTTGCCAGCCAAAGCAAAGAACGAAAGAAAAAGGCGATCATGGTTGGATGCGCAGGCCATCGTAGGCGGGCTCGACTTGCTCGGGC contains:
- a CDS encoding TIGR03790 family protein, whose product is MIAFFFRSLLWLASGFLLAGAAGAAPLPPEQVSIPERSVVIVYNQNLAESRVLAEYYAEKRKIPHEQLVALDCSQGETISRREFRETIESPLRETFTREGWWRLADTGEQGIQATRNRIRLLVLMRGVPLRIKREVSPELRETIAAAKAAGQTPPKEPLNEASVDSELALLGVFAAPAEGFVKNPFFEKDESFLKLPVAGMLLVGRLDGPSAKGVIRMIDEALAAEEGGLWGRAWLDVGGPHKKGDVWIEEIAQRNRLEGMPVFLDRNRATYPKQFPMRDAALYYGWYTTHRNGPLLSPDWRFKPGAVAIHIHSFSGATVRQANKHWAGPILAKGAAATVGNVWEPYLEMTNYLHVFNDRLLKGYSLIEASAMSVPVLSWMNVTLGDPLYRPFAKWHVLTSEVFSGSQDKAYRLARLDAKQSEGQGWKALQKRVAETARTIGSGDLFEAVAGWELLEAAPDGELILRNLLQARARWDDPADRLRVDLMEGDWLRRQGKTAEAGSFLGQVRSRYAEVPEVSALDEWLGQLTPQEE
- a CDS encoding MYG1 family protein codes for the protein MVTQILTHPGGAHKDELLACSLLMAKHRVPVVRREPTEADLADESGYVIDVGGQHAPAQRNFDHHQFPREFPPVCALSLVLQHLGLYEEAKRCCDWLETAEWFDARGPRATAEWLGVEREALGRLNSPLDVTLLRRFAACEQLEPGEPLYEVLAMVGEDLLGYVEGMRDRVAALREQAEFWSIAPEEGDPFEVLFVPRSEPLPEEPGAGVGRFVEQAGKLEAVAGTVYADRRGAGYALSRFNDDERLEFTRIAQEPDVHFAHARGFVAKTSATDPGRLRDLLAQSWRGR
- a CDS encoding DUF2851 family protein produces the protein MAGTADAPGRVSGARYADFLRQTAAEERVQEGETWRSRTELELQSLWFSGQFGREFQDEEGRSIRLIQAGFWNRESGPDFEHAAIEVEGERRVGAIEVDKVARDWEHHGHGVNPAFEEVVLHVFFGRTEGPRFFTRTRSHREVPQLCLSELPSAGEKGWAAEALPGRCVRSLEALSEKALEELLRSAAQFRAENKARRFLRTATLQGEEQAWFEALAESLGYAANAVPLRILAQRCPLALLREEPASVEARLYGEAGFLDLEGYERARGETRAYLRGLWEEWWSRREEAARRLRLPWALRGSRPANHPHRRIAALALVAGAWSEWRGLWSTEAPREVARKLGALEHEFWSHHFTLSAQAFSRPTALIGPARARDFLGNFLLPVRWVRQEIAWSEMEQLPPASLSKPLRRVAVRLFGSAEKARSWDRRFWQQQALLQIYQDFCLQDASGCARCAFPEQAAGWGSL
- a CDS encoding DUF4112 domain-containing protein, with protein sequence MPNPKTDPEAELESIRRWVHAMDSQFRFPGMKRGVGWDALIGLLPGVGDVASLAISAWLTKRMAAFELPAELKAKMVANILLDAATGIVPLAGDLLDVVFRANRRNLKLLEAFLAAP
- a CDS encoding L,D-transpeptidase family protein, with the protein product MKFLFSLALLAFPLFPLFPLTGWAGDGSAGLPEESAQIILVAAEQSRATVFLLERGRGGWQQVLASMPARIGKNGLAAGLGLHPRPGEKGLKVEGDGKTPTGIFEIPAVWGYAASVPTRMPYRQVTSRDLWVEDVDSVHYNRHLRLPHEPASDWERKAQMRQNDLAHALKIEIAHNTRPHPEKGKGSAIFMHIWRRQGQAATAGCVVVSEGHLRRIVAWLRPESRPVQWVVAAERLPELRRALRWGDAGGKEDPRER